One Nitrososphaerota archaeon DNA segment encodes these proteins:
- a CDS encoding valine--tRNA ligase, whose amino-acid sequence MEPKIKETAWNPELEAKILKQWVDSGLYDFVPENKNFVIDTPPPYPSGRPWHIGAAAHYSQIDMVARTARMNGNHVYFPIGIDRNGLPVELYTEKKHNIRMQETERSKFLELCKSSLDDLEAEMLQIMKSLGLSGNFANYYRTDSEEYRILTQSTFIELWNRGTVYKATRPNNYDWVSGTTIADAEIQYQDIPTKLVYMKFKIKDSDREIIIASTRPELLCACQTVIVNPDDSRYQDVVDKKIIVPVINREVTIRTHHSAQKEFGSGAVMVCSYGDQNDVALFREMKLEEIVAIGMNGLMTESAGKYAGLKVKQARNQIIEDLQNASLVEKIEEITHRTPVSERSKIPIEIIPMEEYYVKQIDVIEKIREIGQKIKFYPDMHKQILMNWLDSISIDWPISRRRYYGTEIPIWYCKACSDPHVPTPGKYYKPWLDPAPFEQCKKCGAKEFVGETRTFDTWMDSSVSPLFISKYNKDSEFFKKTYPATLRPQAKDIVRTWLYYTILRCDQLTGSSPWSEAWIMGYGLDEKGMKMSKSKGNAVDPLPIIEKFGADTFRFWSASEINHGYDFRCSEQKIEATKKFLSKLWNVSRFISSYDIIEKAEPTATDKWILSELDRVIVECQKGYSEYNFFVPAIAIREFTWNLFAAHYIEMVKARAYGEGFTEAEKNAAIYTLHRVLSTILLLLAPISPFITDHLWQELYSNETIHRQKRPKPEGFLDMSQYTKEIEEFNSKVWNEKKSKGLSLKDSISKEIQESLKIFAKDLIPMHRIQ is encoded by the coding sequence ATGGAACCAAAAATCAAAGAAACTGCATGGAATCCAGAGCTTGAAGCAAAGATCCTAAAACAGTGGGTAGACTCTGGCCTGTACGATTTTGTGCCTGAAAACAAGAACTTTGTCATAGACACACCTCCTCCATATCCGTCAGGCAGGCCTTGGCACATTGGGGCTGCAGCTCACTATTCCCAGATAGACATGGTAGCTAGAACTGCGCGAATGAACGGCAATCATGTGTATTTTCCAATAGGCATAGACAGAAATGGACTGCCAGTGGAACTGTACACAGAAAAAAAGCACAACATTCGAATGCAGGAAACAGAGCGAAGCAAATTCCTAGAATTATGCAAAAGTTCTCTAGACGACTTAGAAGCCGAAATGCTACAGATTATGAAGAGCCTAGGACTCTCTGGAAATTTTGCAAACTATTACAGAACCGATTCTGAAGAATATAGAATCTTAACACAATCAACGTTTATTGAATTATGGAATCGTGGAACAGTCTACAAGGCAACTCGCCCAAACAACTACGACTGGGTTTCTGGCACCACGATTGCAGATGCAGAAATCCAATATCAAGACATTCCAACCAAGCTAGTATATATGAAATTCAAAATCAAAGATTCAGATAGAGAAATCATCATAGCTAGTACCAGACCGGAACTGCTATGTGCATGTCAGACAGTAATAGTAAATCCAGATGACTCAAGATACCAAGATGTTGTTGACAAAAAAATCATCGTTCCAGTAATAAACAGAGAAGTCACAATTAGGACGCATCACTCTGCACAGAAGGAATTTGGTTCCGGCGCTGTCATGGTCTGTTCATATGGTGACCAAAACGACGTTGCTCTATTTCGAGAAATGAAACTAGAAGAAATTGTTGCAATTGGTATGAACGGCTTGATGACAGAATCTGCAGGGAAATATGCAGGCCTCAAAGTCAAGCAGGCAAGAAACCAGATAATCGAAGACTTGCAAAATGCCAGCCTAGTTGAGAAAATCGAGGAAATTACTCACAGAACGCCGGTTTCTGAGCGCAGTAAAATTCCAATTGAAATCATACCCATGGAGGAATATTACGTAAAACAGATTGACGTTATAGAAAAAATTCGCGAAATTGGACAGAAAATCAAATTTTATCCAGACATGCACAAACAAATCCTGATGAACTGGCTAGACTCCATATCAATTGACTGGCCTATATCCAGAAGACGATATTATGGAACAGAAATCCCAATCTGGTACTGCAAGGCCTGCTCGGATCCACATGTACCAACTCCCGGAAAATACTACAAACCATGGTTAGATCCTGCACCATTTGAGCAGTGCAAAAAATGTGGAGCTAAAGAATTTGTTGGCGAAACTAGAACATTTGATACTTGGATGGACTCATCAGTCTCACCATTATTCATCTCAAAGTACAACAAGGATTCAGAATTTTTTAAAAAGACCTATCCAGCAACTCTACGACCGCAGGCTAAAGATATTGTTCGAACCTGGTTGTACTATACAATATTGCGATGCGATCAGCTCACAGGTTCCAGTCCATGGTCTGAGGCCTGGATAATGGGATATGGTCTGGATGAGAAAGGAATGAAAATGTCAAAGAGTAAAGGCAATGCAGTAGACCCACTACCAATAATTGAAAAATTTGGCGCAGATACTTTTCGATTTTGGAGTGCATCAGAGATCAATCACGGTTATGACTTTAGGTGCTCTGAGCAGAAAATAGAGGCAACAAAAAAATTCCTATCCAAGCTTTGGAATGTATCTCGGTTCATTTCTAGCTATGATATAATAGAAAAGGCAGAACCAACTGCTACAGATAAGTGGATCCTATCAGAATTGGACCGAGTCATTGTAGAATGCCAAAAAGGCTACTCTGAATACAACTTTTTTGTGCCTGCAATAGCAATTCGTGAATTCACCTGGAATCTGTTTGCAGCTCACTATATCGAGATGGTAAAGGCGCGTGCATACGGTGAAGGTTTTACAGAGGCAGAAAAAAATGCGGCAATTTACACATTACACAGGGTTTTATCCACAATACTGCTCTTGCTTGCACCAATTTCTCCATTTATCACGGATCATCTCTGGCAGGAACTATACTCTAATGAAACAATTCACAGACAAAAGCGTCCAAAGCCAGAAGGCTTTCTAGACATGAGTCAGTACACAAAAGAAATTGAGGAATTCAATTCCAAGGTCTGGAATGAAAAGAAATCAAAAGGGTTATCACTAAAAGATTCCATATCAAAAGAGATTCAAGAGTCGCTTAAAATATTTGCAAAGGATTTAATTCCAATGCATAGAATTCAGTAA